GCGCCCGGCGACTCGTACACCGCGGGGAGATAGGGATCGCGCGACACCACCGCGCCGCCGTCGCGCCCGAACGCGTCGGCGAAGGTGGTCATCACCCCCTGCCCGTAGTCGTCGTTGGCGTACAGCACCGCCGCCTTGCGCCGCCCCAGCCGCACCGCCCACCGCGCCAGCGCCGGGCTGAACTCCAGGTCGGTGGGGCAGATGCGGAAGGTCCAGTCGCCCGCGTTGGTCAGCTGCGGGCTGCTCGACGCGGGGGAGATCTGCAGCACGGGCGACCCGCCCACGCTGTCGTTGTTCACCGCGTTGTAGATGCTGGCCGCCTTCAGGCTGGCCGCCGAGTTGACGTGGCCGACGACGGCCACGACCGCTGCGTTCTCGCGCAGCGCGCGGGCCACCTCGATGGCCTTCGCGGGATCGGCGTCGTCGTCGCCGAACTCCAGGCGCACCTGCCGGCCGTCGATGCCGCCCTGGCGGTTGATCTCGTCGGCGGCCATCTGCGCGGCCAGCTTCATCGAGCGGCCGTTGGGCTTGTTCAGCGGCCCGGCGATGCCGATCACCACCTCGCCGCCGCCCTTGCCGCACCCCGCGAGCAGCAGGGCGGCGAGGGGGATAAGAACCGATTTCCGCATGTTCATGGAGTGCGAATCAGGCCGGCGGCGACGGGAAAGGCGCGCCGGTCGTGGTGGGTCAGTGACGTGAAACTGTCGGGAATCCTGTGATCTCGATCCGGCCGGGGCTACGAGTCGCCGCCGATCTCCATCCTCACCTCGCCCAGCCAGGCGGGCGGCGGGAGGCGCGCGGTGCGGTAGGCGTCTTCCAGGCTGCGCACCAGCCCCTCGAGCATCGCGCGGTGGCGCGTGGGCGAAAGGTCCTGCACCAGCACGCGCAGCACCGCCAGCGCGCTGTCGCCCGTCACCCCGCGCTGCAGCCGGCCGGGGCCGTGCAGCACGTACCAGCGCTCCACCCGGCGCCGCGGGCCGCTCAGCGGCTGGCCGCCCTCCAGGAACTTCAGCAGCCCCGTCGGGCTCATCCCCACCTGTCGCGAAACGTGCCGGAGCGACGCGTCGGCGAGCGCGTCGCGCAGCGCCTGCCGGAGAACTGCGACAGAGGTGGCCGCGCTGTTCGACACCATTGACGCGGGGCTGGTGGAGAGCTATACTGTAGCTCTGTCCACTTTGTCCACTTGTTGTGGGGGCTCGATAACAGCTTAGGACACCCAACCGGTGCGCGTCAAGAGGAGCGCCCGGAGCCCCACCACACGGTCAATGCGCGGGCCCGCCGCGCCGTGAGACGGAGGAGAAAATGGAAGCAGCCCTCGAACGCAAAGCAGCCCCCCGGGCGCGTGCCTCGCGCCGTAACGCTTCCCGCCGCTGGTGCGTGCCCCCCGCGCTGCAGCACGAGCCCGACGAGCTGCTCGAGGCGGTGCAGGTGCTGGCCGAGATCCCCACGCCGGTGGGGGTGATCCTCTGGCAGTCGGTGCGCGACGTGACGCTGTGGTCGGAGATTCCCGACGAGAACCGCGAGGAGCTGTTCACGCACGACGCGGCGCACCGGCGGCTGAGCGACCTGCTGTCGGCGGGCGCCGAGCCGGCGCTGGAGGTGTCGCTGACCACGCTGGCCGCGCTGGTGGGCGCGCCCGGCGCCGCCAGCCCCGAGATCGTCTCCCTGGTCTGCATCCAGATCTCGCGCTGGGCCGAGGGGCGGGGGCTGTGGGGGACGGCCATGGCGTACGCGCAGGCCGCGGCGCTGGCCACGCCGCTCGATTCCAATCCCGCCCTGTTCGCGGGAAGCCTGGCGCTGCGCTGGCGGCGGAGCGCGCGCGCGGAAACGTGGCTGCGGCGGGCCATCGGGCTGGCGCGGCGCGGGCGCGAGTGGGGGGTGTAC
This sequence is a window from Longimicrobium sp.. Protein-coding genes within it:
- a CDS encoding ABC transporter substrate-binding protein; the encoded protein is MRKSVLIPLAALLLAGCGKGGGEVVIGIAGPLNKPNGRSMKLAAQMAADEINRQGGIDGRQVRLEFGDDDADPAKAIEVARALRENAAVVAVVGHVNSAASLKAASIYNAVNNDSVGGSPVLQISPASSSPQLTNAGDWTFRICPTDLEFSPALARWAVRLGRRKAAVLYANDDYGQGVMTTFADAFGRDGGAVVSRDPYLPAVYESPGALDPYLQRALQRGADALVIGGQAPEGLKIIAAARRLGFTGPILGSDGLTGVKDGGPVAEGVFVSSAFLPDRPADKAQQFVNAYRQRYREMPDHRGAMTYDVIYLLKDAIEHSGAGRQELRDYVAGIGSSHPEFAGVSGTIKFDRNGDVVGKEVAVGVVRNGQLVTAR